A window of the Cannabis sativa cultivar Pink pepper isolate KNU-18-1 chromosome X, ASM2916894v1, whole genome shotgun sequence genome harbors these coding sequences:
- the LOC115706083 gene encoding fatty-acid-binding protein 2 — protein MRNNWLWFMDLDGGSPYIFPVEPLAMNSFGGHMFSQITSFMDNPFYQHSHLSSIPGSLAIEGFNHIAKLAGAILFVLSSGSSVNIREISGNPHSSKTRSCTSFSQVKHINSSKQNFKKFCFSFRSQGDSRMPVIFGKISSFVSKLVFREAERLQSFSVLSLAAALVPPLDNISSKVLTAPLENSDVMVQRPCDVDHQGRAGLSFSDLNWRRHVIEPRTGIEFPMILHNILSGESNSNLCSEVLVGTGSRTMTIIKVKSLKIYAYGFYIQLSSVCEKLGQKYASFSADELNRCQEFYDDLLREDIGMTVRLVVSCNGMKINSVKDAFEKSLRARLVKANPNTDYHCLRAFGSCFTQDIPLPAGTTIHFRRTADGQLITEIGGDKVGAVQSKDLCKAFFSMYLGDGPVSEQTKEEIGRNVSNIIRRC, from the exons ATGAGGAATAACTGGCTTTGGTTTATGGATCTCGATGGAGGGTCGCCGTATATTTTTCCAGTTGAGCCTCTTGCAATGAATAGTTTTGGAGGGCACATGTTTTCTCAGATTACTTCATTTATGGACAACCCATTTTACCAACATAGTCATTTATCATCCATACCCGGAAGTTTAGCTATTGAAGGTTTTAACCACATTGCCAAGCTCGCCGGTGCTATACTTTTTGTACTGTCTAGTGGATCAAGTGTTAACATAAGGGAAATTTCGGGCAACCCACATAGTTCCAAAACCAGAAGCTGTACATCTTTTTCTCAAGTTAAACACATTAATTCTAGTAAACAAAACTTTAAAAAGTTCTGCTTTAGTTTTAGATCACAAGGTGACTCTAGGATGCCTGTAATATTTGGCAAGATATCGAGTTTTGTCTCAAAGCTTGTGTTCAGAGAAGCTGAAAGGTTACAATCGTTTTCTGTACTTTCACTCGCTGCTGCGCTTGTTCCACCATTGGACAACAT ATCTTCAAAGGTGTTAACTGCTCCATTGGAGAATTCTGATGTCATGGTTCAAAGGCCGTGTGATGTGGACCATCAAGGACGTGCAGGTCTTTCTTTTTCCGATTTGAATTGGAGAAGACATGTAATTGAGCCCAGAACTGGCATTGAGTTTCCTATGATTTTGCACAACATTTTATCTGGAGAAAGTAATTCCAATTTATGTTCAGAG GTCCTTGTTGGAACTGGATCCAGAACTATGACAATAATTAAAGTGAAGTCTTTGAAGATCTATGCCTACGGATTTT aTATTCAACTGTCATCTGTTTGTGAGAAGTTGGGTCAAAAATATGCTTCATTTTCGGCTGATGAACTAAATAGGTGCCAAGAATTTTATGACGATCTTCTTAG GGAGGATATTGGTATGACTGTTAGGCTTGTGGTTAGTTGCAATGGAATGAAAATCAATTCTGTGAAAGA TGCCTTTGAGAAATCTCTTCGAGCACGATTAGTTAAG GCTAACCCAAACACCGATTATCATTGCTTAAGAGCATTTGGCTCATGCTTCACACAAGACATTCCTTTGCCCGCG GGGACAACAATTCATTTTCGACGAACAGCTGATGGTCAATTGATTACTGAAA TTGGAGGTGATAAGGTTGGAGCAGTGCAGAGCAAGGATTTGTGTA AGGCTTTCTTTAGTATGTATCTTGGAGATGGTCCTGTATCAGAGCAAACGAAAGAAGAGATCGGAAGAAATGTCTCGAATATAATTAGAAGGTGCTGA